In the genome of Cryptomeria japonica chromosome 8, Sugi_1.0, whole genome shotgun sequence, one region contains:
- the LOC131066308 gene encoding probable dolichyl-diphosphooligosaccharide--protein glycosyltransferase subunit 3B, with product MKKRVIAVLLLVAAAVAVALAEGEGDGDLVAELVKMQEQSAGGVIHLDDASLQRYAARAKSRSYSLFIFFDAVQMRDNAELRLQDMRAEFQLMASSFIQSNPGLTKLFFCDLEFKESQASFVLMGVNSLPHIRLVGPGNANLKDSPAMDMSRGGTAESMAAFVEGQTGLRVGEIERPSPVSKKQLLFVGGVVLVAAPYVVKRLLTQQTPFHDPKLWLAFSIFVYFFSVSGAMYNIIRKMPLFMADRNDPSKLVFFYQGSGMQLGAEGFAVGFLYTVVGLVLAFVTHFLVYVRSQNMQRLLMLLAMALSYWAVKRVISLDNWKTGYAIHGFWPSA from the coding sequence ATGAAGAAGAGGGTAATTGCAGTGTTGTTGTTGGTCGCGGCGGCAGTGGCGGTGGCGTTAGCGGAGGGCGAGGGCGATGGCGATCTGGTGGCAGAGCTAGTGAAAATGCAGGAACAGTCAGCGGGGGGCGTAATCCATCTGGATGATGCGTCGTTGCAGCGCTATGCGGCGAGGGCGAAATCTCGATCGTACTCGCTGTTCATCTTCTTCGACGCAGTGCAGATGAGGGACAATGCGGAGTTGCGGTTGCAGGACATGCGTGCTGAGTTCCAACTGATGGCCTCCTCCTTCATCCAGAGCAACCCTGGTCTCACAAAGCTCTTTTTCTGCGACCTCGAATTCAAGGAATCGCAGGCGAGCTTCGTTCTCATGGGCGTCAATTCGCTGCCTCATATCCGTCTTGTGGGTCCGGGCAACGCTAATCTGAAGGACTCTCCCGCGATGGACATGTCGAGAGGGGGCACGGCCGAGAGCATGGCTGCCTTTGTGGAAGGGCAGACTGGCTTGCGTGTTGGGGAGATCGAACGCCCCTCTCCTGTTTCCAAAAAGCAGCTTCTTTTTGTGGGTGGTGTTGTGCTGGTGGCCGCCCCCTATGTGGTCAAGAGGCTTCTCACGCAACAAACCCCTTTTCACGACCCTAAGCTTTGGCTCGCCTTCTCCATTTTCGTCTATTTTTTCAGCGTATCTGGAGCTATGTATAACATTATTCGAAAGATGCCGCTGTTTATGGCAGACAGGAATGATCCCTCCAAATTGGTCTTCTTTTACCAGGGATCGGGCATGCAGCTGGGTGCCGAGGGTTTTGCCGTGGGGTTTTTGTACACCGTGGTGGGCTTGGTTTTGGCTTTCGTCACTCATTTTCTGGTTTATGTGAGGAGTCAGAACATGCAACGCTTGCTCATGTTGCTGGCCATGGCGCTCTCCTACTGGGCTGTCAAACGGGTCATTTCTCTCGACAATTGGAAGACAGGTTATGCCATTCATGGATTTTGGCCCTCTGCCTAA